Proteins encoded by one window of Primulina huaijiensis isolate GDHJ02 chromosome 1, ASM1229523v2, whole genome shotgun sequence:
- the LOC140982808 gene encoding uncharacterized protein translates to MNMTSLEANGISVVTEPPPVYVAMVDPFLVEALQNPRHRLTILRMELDVQKFFQNSDLQMFVFPHFPTSYLRLAAHRVAQHYGLQTMIQDNVVDGHGSGILVIKKPDSKFPAICLSDVPAKEAENDKSDQIKIVIRPRASRGSSGDANEQGTKRSSVRTVEERKEEYDRARARIFHSSSGSESEDDENEVSRNLDVDGDKSIWSRDTGSSLRVAIFRDREKDRTDPDYDRSYGRYVKSTPNTQNFSLAPCNLQKFQPPFVQYDSVFPQLHQMPAPQVSLNYSSPVMSPYCAVGVNQAPRDALYMQWQQTQSMMYAHSYNQMRRTLFQAPFCQQPLSFDYSQNH, encoded by the exons ATGAATATGACTTCTCTAGAAGCTAACGGGATTTCTGTCGTTACGGAGCCACCGCCGGTCTATGTTGCCATGGTGGACCCGTTTCTCGTTGAAGCTCTTCAGAATCCTCGTCATCGTCTGACTA TTCTACGGATGGAACTCGATGTGCAGAAGTTCTTTCAGAATTCTGATCTACAGATGTTTGTCTTTCCACACTTCCCTACTTCATACCTTCGTCTTGCAGCTCATCGTGTTGCTCAACATTATGGCTTGCAGACCATGATTCAGGATAATGTTGTAGATGGCCATGGAAGTGGAATTTTGGTTATAAAGAAGCCAGACAGCAAGTTCCCTGCCATCTGTTTATCAGATGTTCCAGCGAAAGAGGCAGAAAATGACAAATCTGATCAAATCAAAATTGTTATAAGGCCTAGAGCTTCTAGAGGTTCCTCAGGTGATGCCAATGAACAGGGGACTAAACGTAGTTCAGTAAGAACTGTGGAAGAAAGGAAGGAGGAGTATGACAGAGCACGGGCTCGTATTTTCCATAGTTCTAGTGGTTCTGAGTCGGAAGATGATGAGAATGAGGTTTCAAGGAACCTGGATGTGGATGGTGACAAGAGCATCTGGAGCAGGGATACCGGTAGTTCCTTAAGAGTAGCCATTTTTAGGGACAGGGAAAAAGATCGCACTGACCCTGATTACGATCGCAGTTATGGAAG ATATGTTAAAAGCACTCCCAACACTCAAAATTTCAGCTTAGCACCTTGTAATTTGCAGAAATTCCAGCCTCCATTTGTCCAGTATGATTCTGTTTTCCCTCAGTTGCATCAAATGCCAGCACCTCAGGTTTCTCTTAACTACAGTAGCCCAGTGATGAGTCCTTACTGTGCCGTGGGAGTGAATCAGGCTCCTAGGGATGCTTTATATATGCAATGGCAGCAAACCCAATCCATGATGTATGCACATTCGTATAACCAAATGAGACGCACTCTTTTTCAG GCTCCCTTCTGTCAGCAGCCACTGAGTTTTGATTACTCCCAGAATCATTGA
- the LOC140982815 gene encoding transcription factor MYBC1-like, translated as MREEESNWFSKWEDELPSPEELMPLNQSLITPDLALAFNISNPLQNLHNPHTPAPPPPQSTAHSSAEFDSPELSGAAGGSGGAAGSDEPARTLKRPRLVWTPQLHKRFVDAVAHLGIKNAVPKTIMQLMSVDGLTRENVASHLQKYRLYLKRMQGISNGGNGSGIGNNSPAGLSGSGMDPAMDHLFASSPVPAQFLNPGRGNPEHFLPFLPVGAAMQHHHPMAVVAAGPGHQQQLQKQFRPFGHSSPNGQFDHPFLRQSQQQVQRMGGSVMPLAYAEDMEPAGTTNGRKVLTLFPTGDD; from the coding sequence atgaggGAAGAAGAATCCAACTGGTTTTCGAAATGGGAAGATGAATTGCCCTCACCCGAGGAATTGATGCCCTTAAACCAATCCCTTATTACTCCTGATCTAGCGCTAGCTTTCAACATTTCGAATCCACTTCAAAATCTTCACAACCCCCACACGCCGGCTCCTCCTCCGCCGCAGTCAACTGCCCATTCCTCAGCTGAATTTGACTCGCCGGAGTTGAGTGGCGCCGCAGGCGGATCAGGTGGGGCTGCCGGGTCTGACGAGCCCGCAAGAACCCTCAAGCGGCCGCGCCTCGTTTGGACTCCACAACTGCACAAGAGATTTGTAGATGCGGTTGCCCATTTAGGGATCAAGAATGCTGTTCCAAAGACTATAATGCAGCTCATGAGTGTTGATGGGCTAACCAGAGAGAACGTAGCGAGCCATTTGCAGAAATATAGGCTATATTTGAAGCGAATGCAAGGTATTTCCAATGGTGGAAATGGCAGCGGCATAGGGAATAACAGTCCGGCGGGGCTGTCTGGTTCCGGCATGGATCCGGCCATGGACCACTTATTTGCGAGCTCCCCCGTGCCAGCTCAGTTTTTGAACCCCGGCAGGGGGAATCCAGAGCATTTCTTGCCATTTCTACCGGTTGGTGCAGCAATGCAGCATCACCACCCGATGGCGGTAGTGGCGGCAGGGCCAGGGCACCAACAGCAGTTGCAAAAGCAGTTCAGGCCATTTGGTCACTCGTCACCAAACGGGCAATTTGATCATCCATTTTTGAGGCAATCACAGCAGCAGGTTCAGAGAATGGGTGGTTCTGTGATGCCTCTAGCATATGCGGAGGATATGGAACCGGCCGGCACCACGAATGGGAGGAAAGTTCTTACTTTGTTTCCAACCGGCGATGATTGA